Within Paenibacillus sp. RUD330, the genomic segment GCCAAGCTGATCGGATTCAGCCGCTCTACCAGCCGCAGGTATTTGGAGTATCTGGTCGGTCTCGGTACGATCGACGCGGACCTCGCCTACGGAGTCGGGCGGCCGGAACGGGTATACCGCTGCCGCAAGGGTCGCTCGTAGACCGGACGGCAGCCTCTCCTCCGCCCGATGATGTCCTTTGGTGCACCACGATGTTTCCGCCTTCACTGCGGATTCCGCCGTAATCCTCGATTTCCGTCAGCCGTGCAATAAGCGGCATGCCGGTTTTTCCTTGACTATCCACCCAGACAAGGACGGCACCGGAACCGATCTTGGCCATATCCTCCTGGCCTTCGGCCACTAACTCCTCTGCCTAACCCAGGAAGGAGAGATGACGTTTGAACGGTCCTTCATGAAGCCAGAGACCGACGATGGAATCGGCTCGTTCCGGAGTGCCGCTTGCCATCGCCAGCGTCGCCGCGAAGCAGTTGGCTCCTGACGTATCGGGGAATCGTCCGTTGTACCTGTTGATCAGGGAACCGGATAAAGCCGTCATTTCCCTCGCAATTTCCGGGCTGACGACCTGCGGCTGGAAGCCAAGCTGCTCGTCCAGCCAGCATAACAGCCATTTTTCCTGGATATCTGCGGACAGAGATTGCCAAAGTCCGTAAGTGAGCTGCATCCATTCAGCATCGCCAACTTGGATCCGATGAATGGAATCCACGGGTACGATCCCTCTTTGCTCCAGCCAGTCCCACCGATACACCAGACCTAAGGGCTCATATTGGGGCAGGAAGCCTTGGGTCCATACGTTCATCTGCAGATCCGTAATGGTGTTTCCCGTACGCATCATTTCGTTACTCGCCTGCTTCGTTTGAATTCGCATGAAAAATGTTGCCGCTGCATGCATGCGGGTTACTCATCGTATCGGAGGCCATAGAAAGAAAAAGAAGCCGTCTGCGCAGGCGGCTTCTTTTCCTTCACCTTCGATCCGCTATCCGATCAGCGGCGCGTCCACTCCGAGCCTGCCCTCGATCTCGAAGCCTTCGCGGCGCCAGTACTCGATGCCGCCGATCATCTCCTTCACGTGGAATCCAAGCGCGGCGAGCTTGGCGGCGGCCTTCGTTCCGGCGTTGCAGGCCGGGCTCCAGCAGTAGGCGACGATCGGCGTCCGGAGGTCCAGGGACTGGACCGATTCGGCGTTGATCAGCCTGTGGTGGAGACTGACCGCGCCGGGAATATGGCCGTCTGCATAAGCTTCCGGCGAGCGGGCATCCAGCAGCACGAACGACCCGATGCCATGCACCCGATCGTGGCGGACGTCGGATGGATCCGTCTCTACCGCCAGCTTGGCGGCAAAATGGCGGCCGGCCTCAAGCGGCGGCGCGAAGGGGGTTTCTTCAACGAGAGATGATGCGAATGAGCTTGTCATGATCCTTCAGCCTCCTGTCGGTCCTCGGGGAACCTTTCGTGAAGACAGCTTACCATGAACCCGACTGCTGCCGTTATCGGCCGTTTTCGATTCCAGGCATCATTCGTTTCGATGGATAGCCGTCTCTTTCCCGCTGAAAGAGTCGCTCATGACATCAACAAAGGCCTCGAACGCTTGCGAGACCCTTCTCCGCTTGGCGTACAGCAGCTGAATGCAGAAGCGGAACCCGGGATGATCCAGACTTGCGGCATGAAGCTTGCCGCTTGCGATCTCCTCCTCGACGGCGATTCTCGGCAGAAGAGCGATTCCCAGCCCGTAGCCGACGCCCTGCTTGATCGCCTGCAGGCTGCCGAATTCATACGAGAGCCTGCATGGCACTGCTTCCCTGCGAAGCGATTGCAGCAGCAAGGCCCGGTACGTGCAGCCCTCCTCGGTAAGAATGACGGTTTCACCCTCCAGATCCCGCAGCGACAGCGTGTTCCGAGTGCCGAAGCGATGCTCCGGAGAGGTCACGATGAGCAGATCCTGCTCCTGGACCAAGCGCACATGAAGCTCGGGATCGGCATAGGGCGGGTCGAGAATGAAACCGGCGTCGAGACTGCCCTCCTTGACCATTTTGATGATTTGCGGTTCATTGCCGGGAACGAGAGCCACATTCATATCCGGATGGCCTTGGCCGAAAATCTGCAGCCGCTTGGGCAAGTAATAAGAGGCGACCGTCTCGATCGTCCCGATCGTGAGCGTGCCTTTGCCGCCCGAAGCGACCGCATCCCTCGATTCCGCATGCAGGCTGAGAATCTGCCTGGCGTAGCCCAGCAGCGTTTCCCCGGACTCGGTCATAGCCATTTTCCTCCCCCGTCGCTCCAGCAGGACGGCTCCATAAGCCTCCTCGAGCTTCTGGATCTGGGCCGTTACGCTCGACTGGGCATAACCGAGCCGTTCGGCGGCTTCCGTGTAGCTGCCTCTGTCCGCGACCTCGACAAAGGTGCGAAGATACGTAAGCTCTATATTCTTCTCCTCCTTCCCTGCTTCCGAGATGCAGCCTTCAAGATACGCTCTGGAAATGCCGGGCGTGCAGATCCTGATACAGCCCTTGAACCGAAGAGAGCTGGTCATGACTGCCCTGCTGAACGATCCGGCCTCCGTCCACGACCAGTATCGTGTCCGCAGCCCGGATCGTGCTGAGCCGATGGGCGATCACGAAGCTCGTCCTTCCTTCCATCAGAACCCCCATCGCCTGCTGGATGCGCAGCTCGGCCAGCGTATCGACGCTGCTCGTCGCCTCGTCCAGGATCAGAATATCGGGATCGGCCAGCAGCGTGCGGGCGATGGAGAGCAGCTGCCGCTGCCCTTGGCTGAGGCTGCCGCCGTCAGCCGACAGCTCCGTGTCGTAGCCGTCCGGCATTCGGATGATGAACTCGTGGGCGGATGCGGCCTTGGCCGCGCGTTCAATCTCTGCATCCGAAGCGTCGAGACGGCCGTAGCGGATATTGTCGCGGACTTTCCCCTTGAACAGGACGCTGTCCTGCAGGACGATGCCGATGCGGGAACGGAGCGTTCTCTTGTCCATCTTCCCGATTTCTTCGCCGCCGATCGATATGACGCCCGAGGTCGGCTCGTAGAAGCGTGCCAGCAGCGACATGATCGTCGTCTTGCCGGCTCCGGTCGGTCCTACGAGAGCGGTCATACTGCCCGGCTCCGAGCGGAAGCTGATCTCCTCGAGGATGGAGGCCTCCGGCGAATAGGCGAACCCGACCCGGTCGAAGACCACCGCGGAATTCCGCAGCGAACGGCCGGTGCCCGGCAATGGCTCTGACGGCTCCGGCCCGTCATGCTCCGACGGGACATCCATCGTCTCGAACACCCTCTCCGCCCCGGCGATTCCGGCCTGGATGAGATTGTACTGGTTGGCCAGCTCGTTGATTGGGGAGCTGAACTGCTTGGAATAGGCCAGGAAGCTGACGATGACGCCGGCCGATGCATGGCCGCCGGCGGCCAGCCAGCCTCCGGCAGC encodes:
- a CDS encoding rhodanese-like domain-containing protein, with translation MTSSFASSLVEETPFAPPLEAGRHFAAKLAVETDPSDVRHDRVHGIGSFVLLDARSPEAYADGHIPGAVSLHHRLINAESVQSLDLRTPIVAYCWSPACNAGTKAAAKLAALGFHVKEMIGGIEYWRREGFEIEGRLGVDAPLIG
- a CDS encoding LysR family transcriptional regulator, giving the protein MTSSLRFKGCIRICTPGISRAYLEGCISEAGKEEKNIELTYLRTFVEVADRGSYTEAAERLGYAQSSVTAQIQKLEEAYGAVLLERRGRKMAMTESGETLLGYARQILSLHAESRDAVASGGKGTLTIGTIETVASYYLPKRLQIFGQGHPDMNVALVPGNEPQIIKMVKEGSLDAGFILDPPYADPELHVRLVQEQDLLIVTSPEHRFGTRNTLSLRDLEGETVILTEEGCTYRALLLQSLRREAVPCRLSYEFGSLQAIKQGVGYGLGIALLPRIAVEEEIASGKLHAASLDHPGFRFCIQLLYAKRRRVSQAFEAFVDVMSDSFSGKETAIHRNE
- a CDS encoding ABC transporter ATP-binding protein: MSKPPSPLKRVGSYLKGQHRSLLFIAVFTIAASALTLAGPYLLGRAIDGFIIPKERAGLARACLLLASVYAASAFVAWIQARLLASVSQRTVWKMRGDLFGHIQNLPLRYFTGKKQGDLMSRATNDIENVSNTLNQSLVQLLSSVLSIVGSFAVMIWLQPVLTVIAISTVPLIFLASRRIGAATKKQFRLQQLELGAINGYTEETVSGRRIVTLFNQEERAEQEFGEMNGRLRTAGVKAQIISGLMGPSMNVLGHLNYLLIAAAGGWLAAGGHASAGVIVSFLAYSKQFSSPINELANQYNLIQAGIAGAERVFETMDVPSEHDGPEPSEPLPGTGRSLRNSAVVFDRVGFAYSPEASILEEISFRSEPGSMTALVGPTGAGKTTIMSLLARFYEPTSGVISIGGEEIGKMDKRTLRSRIGIVLQDSVLFKGKVRDNIRYGRLDASDAEIERAAKAASAHEFIIRMPDGYDTELSADGGSLSQGQRQLLSIARTLLADPDILILDEATSSVDTLAELRIQQAMGVLMEGRTSFVIAHRLSTIRAADTILVVDGGRIVQQGSHDQLSSVQGLYQDLHARHFQSVS